The following coding sequences are from one Paenibacillus tundrae window:
- the cmpA gene encoding cortex morphogenetic protein CmpA yields the protein MPQWLCNQLMRAFHKKDSRQIKLLNECWFFYRNKPKSGTVRSADSEL from the coding sequence TTGCCTCAATGGCTCTGCAATCAACTCATGCGTGCATTCCACAAAAAAGACAGCCGCCAGATTAAGCTACTTAACGAATGTTGGTTCTTTTATCGTAACAAACCGAAAAGTGGTACGGTACGCAGCGCGGACAGTGAACTCTAA